From the Oncorhynchus kisutch isolate 150728-3 linkage group LG27, Okis_V2, whole genome shotgun sequence genome, the window CATGGGGGAGGTTGCGAAAGTAATAACTACTCAGCAACAGTGGAACAGGCTCATTTAAATTGCGGGCCACTAATCAACCATATGTTATGGATTTTACTCCATAAGCCTTAATTAACATTTGCCTAATCTGTGGGTTACCTCCCCGATGCCGGTCCACTTCCCTGGAGGACCAGAGAGGTGTTACTGTTGTTTGTTCAGTCTGTCTGCTCCTGGAGTTTTCTTTCACTGGTGGTAGGTTATCATCTACAGCTATCCATCCCTTGTGTGTCCACTCCTACCAACAAACGGAGCACTCCGAGACTCATTTGAAAATTATCACTTTTGTGTACACGTGCGTGCTTTAGCCAGCCTTCTCTATCACCAAAAGGGAGAATGCTTATTTCTATACGGCAATGGCAGAAAATGTATGCTATATTGCCCTGTAAAATACTAGAGGTTTAGGGATCCCCCATGGGTTTCATATTAAGCTTATCATTAACTCTTCCTGCTTGATTTTTGAAGTTGCATAGCAAAGTACTCTGTGGCTCTGCTTTGCAATAAGCGGTGGCCATGGTGGTGTCCCTCCAGCCTTGGTGTCAAGCACTTCAGTGTGTCTGCAGCGATCTGAAATTCCCTAGATGCATGCTCCTCCCATTAACTCCACTTCCTGGATCTTTATATTCCATAtattccatctcctctctacctaTCTCTATATAGTACTAGAACTCTATTCAATCCGCATAGCGGAAGTTCGGCTTTACAGCGTGATTTAAATTTAAAGGAAATATGCCTGCcttagcggagactgcattcacgggaAATATGTTGGCATATGTCCGCTCAGTCAAAAATTACCTTAACATTTCTATCGCGGAATCTGTAACACTACAGCGATAAAGATTGAATAGAGCTCTTAGTGCTTTCACCCATACAGCACCTCACAAGGATAAACCAGAAACCATCCATGCTTTGTGCAGCCATTCGAGTCCTTCATTTAGCGACTAAATGTAGGCCTTCTCAAGGGGAGGATGGGCAGTCACTGACTATCAGTAGCAGAATTATGACAAAGGAGGCCTGGCTCTCTGCCTTGCTGTTTTACGGGCTTGGATGTATTCTGGGACTccctgaggagtgtgtgtgtgtcgccacgGCAGCGGAGAGTTCGCCCAGGCTTTAATGGGTTTCCTCGAGCAAACATGATTGGTCACAGTGTCAAGGGCCGTGGGCACAGCTCTTGGGGGATTATGGGATGGTCACAACAGGATAACAGTCAGGCAAGGCAGCTCTCTGGGAGGACCACTGACCTGTCGTTAGagacgtagtgtgtgtgtctgtgtgtgcgtgtgtcatgtCTTCTTGACTGTGCAACCCCCATTACCCCCTGTGCAAGTGCATCACAGAATCACAGGAAAGCTTGCGTATATTGGGTTAGTGTTTACACCTCATCATAACTGATACAACAGCACTACTCTCTATCgctctacctcacacacacacacacgcacacacacacacacatgcatgcaccccAGTGTCTGTGAGGACTCAGTAGCGTCACATATAAATCTTAACAGCTCCTGTTCACAATGGTCCGTTATTTCTAACTCTTTGTTTGGCCGGCTGTCTTTGTGTCCTTCGTGACCCTCCTTAACAAGCTGCCTTGTGTAGCAGGATCATTGTGTGTCACAGCACAGCTATACAAAACCTATCAATGTGGCCTTGAAGGGTTCTCCCTCCTATCCTTCTCAGCACTGAATGGTGCATTTCTATAATATATTCTATAACATAGCATGTAACCATGGCAGTTATCAGATTCCACAATGTTGTGCAGTACGTATTTAGATTTTAGTTCTTTAATTAATATGCGTCCTCAAACTAATTATCCTGCAATATTGTGGTATCACCTACATTTCTGTTCTTATTCAAAGTTTCCAACACTGTCATTAATTAACTACTAACTAAAAatgctgtgtgtatactgtaaaGCTCACTTTAACAAGGACAGAAGTGTGAGTCATTAAGACAGTATCTTTATCTCCGATTTATTGAAAGAAATGTAGGAGCTATGACCTTACGGTGTGTCATCCTCATGCCAAATCCTGGACTTGTATTTATATACTTTTTTATCATGCTGCTGTGCTACAAACGTAATTCTCCCCAGAGACAGGATTCAGAACCTTGTTTCTTTGGAGAAGAAATTCATCGGATATACAGGCAAGGGGCCAGAGGTTAATGAGGATGACTTGTATATCAGGTTCATGCTGAGCATTGATTTGGAAACTACTTCGGTTCTGTGTACCCCTGTGTAGATAAAATAATTTGTTTACATGTATAAGTCGCAGATAAGGCATGACTCTTCTTTgaaaactgtcacaccctgaccatagtttgctttgtatgttctatgtgttgtttggtcagggtgtgatctgagtgggcattctatgttggatgtcttgtttgtctgtttctgtgtttgggcctgatatggttctcaatcagaggcaggtgttagtcattgtttctgattgggagccatatttaggtagcctgttttgtgttgggttttgtgggtgattgttcctgtctttgtgtttgttacaccagatagggctgtttttggtttttctatattgttctattttcatccttattaaagatgtatctaaataaccacactgcgttttggtccgcctctccttcaacagaagaaagccgtgacaAAAACAAATGTCCAAATGAAAAAGAAGATTTCTAACTTGCTGTGCTTGATATGTGTGAGGATCTCACcgtcttctctctctgacttcttGTCTTTGCAGTACACAAAACAAAGTTACAGCCTATTAGTGTCAAAGTTGATTCATAGTTGATAGTTTGCCAATAAACGTACAGTATTAACACCAGTACATGTATATAAGTTAAATAGCTTATCACATGTGCTTTCAGGAGGCCTAATGATAATAAAACAAGAGGTGGAAATACAACAGCATATCCGCTCACTACACTCCACTGGACATGATGAAATACCATCAATACAGGATCGGGTTAAATTATAAATACAAAGTCAAAAGGTCAAGCACACAATATCTCTTCATAAAGTAAGTCCTAAATAAGTCCTGTTAAGGTTCTTCTAAAAAATATCCTTCATTACCTGGCCATGGCTCCAGGCTGTGGGGCCATAtctagaagggatacagcttttgtcaaattgacGTCAAAagttgatttttatttttttatttgagataaccctagccctagccctttCCCCAACCTTAACCTAATCTGCTACGTctattctcctaacctgctgtgtaaaATCTCCTTCAACAAATTTCAACAAAAGTTGTGTCCCATCTAAAAAAAAACAGTCTGTGGCAGAGAGGATCACACCACTCATTCTGAACATTGCTTGCTGAACCTAGATGTGTGAGTGACaatgatataaaatatataattaacTAAAAAGGTTACAGTATTTGTCTTTTCAACTATTTGTCCTTGGTACCTTTTGACCAAATCTATTTAAAAATCACATTATTTGGCTGTGCAGATTGCATAATACATATTTAAATAAAATGtacttataaagcccttcttacatcagctgatatctcaaagtgctgtacagaaacccagcctacatCTGGTATTGGCTGCAATAGCTACAATGCTACTACAATGTTGATTTGTTTAGGCTGGCAGAGAGTTGGGTTAATGGACACACTGAATGATGTCTGACATCGGAGGCAGACTTTTCAGCGACTTTCCAACCTTTCTATGAATTGAAGGAAGAAGGCTTTCATTCCTGACACGGCCTCACAATGACAAAACCACATCATGATTTTGCCCATTGACTCCTATCATCAGTCTCATCTGTGTTGGCTCACAATGCCACCGAATAAAGAAAGATCTGGGAGTGAAAAGAGGACCTTGTTTGTAAAATCCCCGATTCAATAGCTCTGGATTAGACAACAGATACAGTACAAGTCGAGAGAAGCTTTGACCAGCTCCAAGATCCATTTGCAGCCCTTGAGCACAGCTGCCATCCATCAAACACTTAGAGCCGTCAGACCTGGGGGAAAGTGAGTGGCCATAAGAACAGAACTGTGGACAAAGTGGAATAAAAAGGCCAAAGCTCTGTGGGCACATAAAACAAGAAGGTCAGTAACCTACTGTCCTTTtcacacactctgtccactaaaGGAAACAGGGAGGAAATAAGAGTGGTGCCCTGACATTTTAAACAGACACTTTACTGACCATGAAGAGTCCATTTCAAAGGCCAGTTGGCTCAACAAAGCAGAAGGTGTTATACAAACTGCATTGATCTGTCCTTATACCATACCTGTCTGTCCAGTATGAAAACTGGCATGAGTTTGAGGTGCGGGTAAAACTGCCATAAGCCACTGAGTATGGGTTGTCCATTTAAAGTGAATTTGACATGATAAgttttgttttttgaaaatgGTAAGTTGACTGAAATTCCAGTGTTTCTAGAGAAGCCACTATTTTATTTGGGAAGTCTGTATTTAATTAAACCAACAACTGGCTTTGTTTCATTCTTTGATACTGGTATCTTTTTCTTATCGATTTTGTCCCAAGGATATGCCCAGGGTATTATGCAGCCCCAATGTCATCATTTTATTCCTTTAGTACCTGATTGGTTCACTCTTATAACCAAATTCACTGCACAGCACAATAAGAAGTGGAAATGGATTTTAAATTGTTTTAATGAAAAACAACTTAAGTTCAGTAAAAAGTAAGACAGATTGGAATAAACCAGTGTTATTATTTAGGCAGGAGACAGAATCAAACTTACCCAGATCGGAAATTAATAATGACCAAACTGAGAGCCTAAATCAATGCTTTAATTTGGTAATCAACTCCAGGGGTTTGTAAATTATGACTTAATGGGTAAAGGGTTAATTTTAAAACAGCTTCCGTGGACAGGGGGTGTCTTTAATCGGATAGAGAAACTGCCTGGATGAACAGCTCCACATTGATTAATGTAAAAGCTATCTAATCATGTACTCACATCACTAAAAGACAAACCAGTGCAGTTTCCCGAGTTCAACAGTTCTCACTGAAAATGTAATATCTCAAAGATTATAGGCTAGATGAAACACAACAGTCCCAACTTCAACATACAAAGCCATAACAAATCACTCTATATTCTTTCCTTTGTGGGGATTGAATTGGCCGTTTTCcggtaaaataaaaaactgtgTCATACACTGCACTAAGTGTGTCACTTAAACATACAGTGACGTAAAGCATTAATAGGTCTGGGAATTCTCTGCAGTCAAGGTTTATTACATTAATCCACTTGACATTCTCCAGTCCAGTTCATCTTCCCTCGATAAAGGATTCATCTTCAGCAGTGCCCTCTGAGGTGAGCTGGGGAGCCAATAAAACATAAAGACATTGTGGTTATGAGAGACAATAAATGAGGGAAAGCTGTAAAAGAAAGTGTGAAAACTGAGGAAATTGAATTTTGGATAAAATATTAAAATGGTCCAGGTCATGAAATGAAAATAAACCTGGTTTGGAAATTACGAGTTTCATAAGCATTTTATTTGGTTATTTTatgtaatatattttttatgtttttagATCCCAATATCAATATAATTTCCTTGAGTATGATCAATCTCAAGGTGTAATTTCAGTATCTTGGCAATACAACAGAAAGACATTGATTACTAAAAATACTGATAATCAATGAATTCCTATGAATCCAGCCAAATTCCTTGTTGCGTGGAAACTTCTTCAATCCAGGCCTATGTCATACAACGCTCAGCCTTAAAACCTCACAAGTGACAGATTGCATGGGGGCGTAGTAGTAtgttaggtaaagtccccccttatctcagctcgctggtcaccatagcatctcccacctgtagcacacgctccagcaggtatatctctctagtcacccccaaaaccaattctttctctggccgcctctccttccagttctctgctgccaatgactggaacgaactacaaaaatctctgaaactggaaacacttatctccctcactagctttaagcaccaactgtcagagcagctcacagattactgcacctgtacatagaccacctataatttagcccaaacaactacctctttcccaactgtatttaattttaatttatttatttattttgctcctttgcaccccattatttttatttctactttgcacattcttccattgcaaaactaccattccagtattttacttgctatattgtatttactttgccatcatggccttttttgcctttacctcccttctcacctcatttgctcacattgtatatagacttgtttatactgcattattgactgtatgtttgtttttactccatgtgtaactctgtgtcgttttatctgtcgaactgctttgctttatcttggccaggtcgcaattgtaaatgagaacttgttctcaacttgcctacctggttaaataaaggtaaaataaaaaataaataaataaaaatgtgtgtttgttggtgtgtgtgaaaTATAATACCCCAAAGTCCTTTCAATAGCAGATTCAGAAACAAAAGGGGTTGCATGCTCTCTGTTCCCTTTGTAACTGGGCCCCATTGCAATGGAAGTTGGAATTCAATAACGGTATAATGACACACAGGATGTGCCATAACCATTGTGGTCTAGGCCTGGGGTGGTGAGAGACCCCATGGCAAGACAATGTAAACCAAATATTTGTTGTTATTTTTGCTATAAACTGATGAAATATATGAAGTTGCATTAGTCAAGCATAGGTAGTGAGGTCCAGGGGCTTGTCATTGAGTTGTTTGCTGAAGCTATGATTGACCTTAAAATGACAATAAATGTAACTGCGGGAAAGCTTTGTTTAATAACAATATTTTAAAGCTAATGATTACAGTAGCAAACAATAACACGTGGCTAAGCTCATATTTCGATTAAGTATGTCTTTATAACTGATAATCAATGAACTGTCTGTAGATAATCGTCTTTGTTCGTCATTTTCCGTTACTCGGCGCACTTCATGAGGGCATTTGGGAAATTGCAACCATTTTGCAGtcgtctggtgtgtgtgtcggaGTGGAGCTGAGATTTAACGAATAAATAAAAACGCGAAATTAGACACCCTCCGGCAATGGAAAGGTATGTGTTCACGTTTGCTGAAGCGTGCACGTTGATTGTGTGGTTAATTATATTCGCGAAAGGTTTTAATGTAACTATCGACGTATCTATGTAATAACGTtaaaagctaacgttagcttattGGGCCGGCCACGTTTGAATTCGTTCTGAGATGGTGGCCCGCTTGCCACCCATCTTCTTAGCATTGCATTAGCTAGCTAGTACTACCATATAATTTCACAGCGTACACCTTGCTACGAAACAAGCTAGCTAACGTAGATATCTAGTTTATTAagatacaccagtcaatacattCAACTCTGGCTATCTATATAAGAGTTGTGTTAAACCGAGATTATGCAGCGCCAATATTTCTACAATTTCGTTAAGCTCGTTAACTACTGTTAAGCATTCAATGTCGCGTTTTGGTTAGTTGAGCGCGCACGTACCCCTACGCGTTGGTCGGACACGTTTCCTTCGTTTCTTCGGATGAGTTTGGTAGACATTAGTGTAGCCATCAGATAACGTTACGGTAACTAGCGACCATTAGTAACTAACGTTACGGTAACTAGCGACCATTAGTAACTAACGTTACGGTAACTAGCGACCATTAGTAACTAACGTTACGGTAACTAGCGACCATTAGTAACTAACGTTACGGTAACTAGCGACCATTAGTAACTAACGTTACGGTAACTAGCGACCATTAGTAACTAACGTTACGGTAACTAGCGACCATTAGTAACTAACGTTACGGTAACTAGCGACCATTAGTAGCTAACGAGTTGGCTGACGAGGTCTGATACCCGAATGTACTAAACGTTGCTACAATTTGCAATGAGCTTTGACGTCAAACAAAATGTAAAGATGACGAATTGTTAGCTACACATTTTAACGAAATGAAATTGCAAGACAACTACACTCACACTGGTAGTTCTTAACCTTGTGGGTAACGTTAGCaaactggctaacgttagctaacttgaTTGTTAATTGACACCATACATTTTTGCTTCCATTAATTAATTATACGTTGCTTGCACTGATTTGTGTGCACAACTGACATTCATATTTCCCCTGCCTTTTTTAGCATTGTCAGTGATGTTGCAGTTGGCATGAAGGTAAGTTTGCACTTTCGCAACTGACTTTTCAGGATCATTTCATTAATTGGGAAACGATGTACCAAATTCATTTATGTATACATTCATATTTTACAGAGAGGCTCAGATGATTTGAGTCTCTACAGCACCAGCCCTAACTCTGTGACTGGTGAGCTCATTTTCCTCCCATTCAGTCATACAGAAAAGTAAAGCAATTCACATTCTAACATATCCACAGTCAATGGTCCTTGACACATTTTAACAGCTGAGAGGACAGCTGATGCGATATATTCATGCATGATGCTTGATTTCACAGCTAACGGCAATGACAGCAGTAAAAAACTGAGAGTGGAGGACAGGATGGAGAGTCCCCCTTCCCGTGTGCTCCACATCAGGAAGTTGCCCAGCGAGGTGTCAGAGACAGAGGTCATCGCTCTGGGCCTACCGTTCGGCAAGGTCACCAACATCCTCATGCTGAAAGGAAAAAATCAGGTGAGTTAATGTGGGAAGAATTGTTTGAGTTATTTTTCTTAATCATTACACTACAATAAGTTAATTAAGGACAGAATATGGCCTGACCATTTGGCCTTGTCAGTTTTTCCTAGTCAAATGGCCAGGAACAACTCCTACGAACAACCCCTACCCTAagcatgtttttatttatttatctagaaTCAAATTATTTAATACTACATAGTAGTATTGGGTATAGAAGGAATTTGTCCATGTTGCCTGTCTTCAAATTGTCCTCTTTCGATGTACCAGGCGTTCCTGGAGTTGGGTACGGAGGAGGCGGCTGTTACCATGGTGAACTACTACACGGCGGTGATGCCTCAGGTCCGCAACGTCCCCGTGTTCATCCAGTTCTCTAACCACAAGGAGCTGAAGACAGACAGCACTCTCAACCAGGTGAGATTCTACCCTTCCCCAGAAAATACACTTGTGCATGACTAGTAGTGAGGTTCTAGTGTAGACACTGAGAAACAATGGTGTATGAGTGAGCCTTGGCTATTGTGACGGTACTTTTTGTTGATTTGCAGACTGTTGTAATTTCCCCCCTTTTTTCCCTCCCTCTATTTCATACGTACTTATCAAGCGCGCACAGGCTGTCCTCCAGGCCGTGTCGGCAGTGCAGGATGGTGGCTCTCCCAACTCTGACAACAGTACGCTGGACAGTGTTCTAGCCCATGCCCCCAGCCCTGTGCTCAGGATAATCATCGACAACATGTTCTACCCAGTCACTCTGGACGTTCTAcagcagatcttctccaagtttGGAACAGTCATGAAGATCATCACGTTCACCAAGAACAACCAGTTCCAGGCCCTGCTCCAGTTCAGCGAACCAGTCAACGCCCAGCAAGCCAGACTGGTGAGCAGACAGACAAACCactggtgtattatacatgtggtcctctgtagttaagTTGGTAGAGCAAAGCTTTTGCAACGCCAGAATAGTGGATTCGATTCCCATGGGGCCACCTATGCATAAAAAATATaagcacgcatgactgtaagtcgctttggataaaagtctgTTTAATTAGTATATTCAATTTTTCAGTTCTGTCAATTTACCGTGAAGGTTGATAACAATTGCATTTCTCCAGATTATGACAATTATTCAaaccaaaataaataaaacaaaaagctTACTAATAGTCATTTCTCTTATCACTTTGTTCAGTCCCTGGATGGCCAGAACATCTACAATTCCTGCTGCACGCTGCGGATCGACTTCTCCAAGCTGGTCAACCTGAACGTCAAGTACAACAATGACAAGAGCCGGGACTACACCCGGCCCGAGCTCCCTGCCGGTGACGGCCAGCCTGCACTAGACCCTGCCATGGCCGCCGCCTATAATAAGGACTCCTCCCTGCTCGGTAagacctctctccatccattctctccccttttctgtcttctctgtctttcCAGGCCAGTCCAGTCTGCTCTATCTCCTCTGTATAGAAGTCAATACCACTAAGTGTTCTCTCTCAATGGCATTCTGGGTATGGACTTATCTAATGCTTTGTAGAGATCGGAGGACAACAGAAATCCCTACCAGTCCAGTAACACACTGTTAAGTGACGAACAAAAGAAGGAACAAGAACATAATAGAAAATGTGTCACTGTGTTATCGACAGTCTGCCATGTTCCAAGCCATATAAGAGCCTTGTCAATTTGATAAAGCTTTTTTGAGTTCTTCTACATTATTACTACTCCCACCTGCCCCCTGTATAGTTAAGCTTTTCCCTGTACCTCCTCTCCATAGGTACCCCCTCTGGAATGGGAGCGCACTACTCTAATGGTGGAGGGTTtcagtcttctctctccctctcgcaggGCGGAGGTACCTATGCTTTCCATGATATTTTCTTTCTTTCAATCTCTAAGTCTTACCTGCTGTGTGTCCATGTCGTCCAGGAGAAAGAGGCAAGAGTAGTTGGTGGCACAGCAACCACTCCTGTTGGACCAAGGGGAAAACCCCCTTTAAAATGGTCTAATAGCATGTTTGACGAGTTTGAAATATCAGTTTGAGAATAACCAAGGATATCATAATAAAATATGTGATAGGCCATGACATTGTAATAATGGATGGTTAGCTTTAGAGTTGACCGACCTTCCCTGTGTCTTGAATAGCTTTTGACAATGAGGTCTTGCGCTATGCAGAAAAAGTCCCTTTGTGTGTGTTATGTAAATGCATGCAAATCAAATTGGTTGGTTGTATtcgcatatttagcagatgttattgcaggtgtagtgaaatgcttgtgttcctagctccaacagtgcaataaTATCAAACAATACACCCGtctaaaaagtaaaataatggaattgaGACGTATTAGGACGTGCAATGTCTGAGTGCACACGTCTGGTGTGTGGACATGGCATGCACACTGTAACACATGGCTGTGTGGTGTGCTttgcccctgtctctgtctacccATTAACGTGCCTGGCCTGGCTGTTCCTCCAGGAGCCATCAATCCAATGAGTGCTGCGGCGGCAGCGGCGGCGGCTGCAGGGAGGATGGTGCTCTCCGGACACTCTGGTTGCAGCGGCGTGCTCCTGGTCAGCAACCTGAACGAGGAGGTGAGTAACgcgccctttctctctctctctccccttcactctccTCCGTCAGTATGCAGATCTCACTCAGATCTATTGCCTCTGACGGTACCTTGTACATCATTGTCCTTTGATTCCGACATCGACTTTGAGCAGATGTTTGTGATTCGCGGTATGACTGGTGTAATTTCATGATTGGAAGGGTTCAGAGAGAAAGCAGTGGAAAAAGCTCCCCATCTATACAACTTGGCTATTTAGTCTTACCTTGCGTTTTGTTGCACAGATAGTCAGTACCTTTATGGGATGATCTATTACACCTCATGATCAGTACACAGAAATCTGACACATCATTTTGTAAGATGGCTACAGCAATATTCAGTGTTGCTCTGCATTCTTTGAATGTTCTTCAAAGCTCTGCTGCACACAACTTATCTAGCTTGGCCTGATGGTGTTAGTACCAAGACGAGTGGATTGTTTCTCTGTCAGGCGTCATTCACCACAAGGTCATCCCCAATGGATGTACGTCCAGTCAAGAGATGGAATGGCGACACATTCTCACATCGGGTGCTCATTATTTATGTGAATTTGATATTGGCCTCAGTGCTTGCatatgttttctctctgtctccatattcTAAGTCAACTGAACTGCAGTTACTTCTCAGGCTCTGTCTTATTGAAtagagggtctctctctctctttctctctcctatgcATTTCGTGCTAATTTTTAACTACGGTCTCCtaaactctttccctctctcattcatgTCAAGTGATAGTCCTTCCTAACTCTCGTTCTTTTCTTTCAAAGCTCTCTCGTTCACACCTGTCTATTCCAATGCCTTTCTCTAAGCTGTCAAGTTGGTATGGACTGTGGGGGGCTACACCAACCACTCTCACCTTTTTCTCTCACCCACTGTCACTATCTATGCTATATCTATCTATGCTATATCTGTCTATACATTCTCAACAGAAGTAATATTCTATCATTTCTCTCCCCAAACACTGGGTTTGTGGACTTGAAAATGTGTTCTGTTTATGCCATAACTCTGTAAGGTGGTTTTCATGTCTTTACCTGCATGGCCCAAACTCCCCTCCTTTTGAAACTGATGGTGTAGCCCACCTGCTTTAACCAATATGCTTGCATTTCATACGCTAGTAAAGCTACTAAAACCTGAACTTGTGATACTTTTCTGCATGCCCTACCCACATCCCTATCATTAATTACTATTGGCTACAAACTAGGCTTTGGTGTCTATGTACTCGGCTCCCTCTTTGGTCTCCGGTGTAAACATTTGGCACTATTATTTTCTTGTATGTTTAGGattaccccccaccaccaccgcaAACCAAATCTAGCCATTTCTGACCAAACTCCTGCATTTTCCAATGTACTgacctgttttttattttatttacgccACATTGCTACCCCCCTTCATTAATTCTTGCTCTTCCCTCGTTCCCCCTTTGTGTCCTGTCTGCACCCTgttactcctccccctccttaccCATCCTCTACATGTTCATGCTTTGTGCCTGAACAAAAATGTTCCTCCTTGGACCGACTTGCCCCAATTAACTGCCTTGAACCCATGCACCATGACCACCTCATCATTCTACGGGAAACCACCCTCCGTTATGGATGATCTGTCCATCTTGGCTCTCTACCTCCGACTcttctacctctctacctgtcttacGCTGCTTGCTCTTCTCTCCTTCTAAAGATGGTTACGCCCCAAAGTCTGTTTACCCTCTTCGGTATGTTATTGTTAGCACTACctttttcatatatatattttttttctttactccatctccatgtaaaaaaaacacaaaaaaacaacctAGCTCTCATTTGATTTCTGATTAGTGTTTCCATAGTTGAGGAACTGTTTCATCACATTTTTGTTTAATCGTTCATATTGATTTTAGTTGAGTACATATTATTTTGGCCATCAAGGCCTCCAGTCTCTCTTATTCTCACTCTGGGGCAATTATGTTAATGCATGGATGATTATTTGGGATATAGGTTTTTCTGTTAGTTTTTTTTCCATTTCACAAAGCTAGTTATTTTTTGGGGGAGGGATTTTATCTGCATATTCTCTCTTCTGTCTATCTTGTACGTCTCTTGTTCTAAGACTCCTTGATTGGTTTAAATTATATGGATGATTTCTCCATCCCCTTTTTACGACTAATTTTTTAACTCTGTCTCTGAAGGACTAACGTTGTCCTTAATGGTTCAatcctctcccctctgctctgccT encodes:
- the LOC109871779 gene encoding polypyrimidine tract-binding protein 2, which codes for MESIVSDVAVGMKRGSDDLSLYSTSPNSVTANGNDSSKKLRVEDRMESPPSRVLHIRKLPSEVSETEVIALGLPFGKVTNILMLKGKNQAFLELGTEEAAVTMVNYYTAVMPQVRNVPVFIQFSNHKELKTDSTLNQRAQAVLQAVSAVQDGGSPNSDNSTLDSVLAHAPSPVLRIIIDNMFYPVTLDVLQQIFSKFGTVMKIITFTKNNQFQALLQFSEPVNAQQARLSLDGQNIYNSCCTLRIDFSKLVNLNVKYNNDKSRDYTRPELPAGDGQPALDPAMAAAYNKDSSLLGTPSGMGAHYSNGGGFQSSLSLSQGGGAINPMSAAAAAAAAAGRMVLSGHSGCSGVLLVSNLNEEMVTPQSLFTLFGVYGDAQRVKILYNKKDSALIQMSDGNQAQLAMSHLNGQKMHGKIIRVTLSKHQAVQLPREGLDDQGLTKDFTNSPLHRFKKPGSKNFQNIFPPSATLHLSNVPEDVTEEDLRLLFSNAGGIVKAFKFFQGHKMALLQMSTVEEAIQALMDLHNYDMGSNHHLKVSFSKSTI